GAAGAGAATACTCATGCATTTCAACCTTATATGGATAAGATTCAAGATGCAGTAACGGCAATCGCTTCTAAAAGCACAGATGTCTCACATCCAATGCTTAAGAAAAGACCTGTAAAACGTTCTGGTTACTTAGTTATTACGTGTGACAAAGGATTAGCAGGACCATACAGCGCTAACATTTTAAAAAATGTAGTAAATGATATAAAAGAAAAACATAACAACAACGCTGATGAATATGCAATTATTGTTGTAGGTCGAGTAGGTCGAGATTTCTTCAAAGCTAGAGGATATAATGTAGTTGAAGAATATGTAGGCTTACCAGATCAACCAACATTTAAAAACGTTCAAGCGTTAACTGAAAAAGCTGTAGATTTATTTAACGAAGAATTCTATGATGAATTAACTGTTTACTACAGTCATTTTGTAAGTGTACTTGAACAGCAAGTAAAATCTAAACGAATCTTACCATTATCTGATGAAGATACAGGAAAAGGTTCAAGTATGATGGCTGGTTATGAATTTGAACCAGATAAAGAAACAATTTTAAAAGTTATCTTACCGCAATATACAATTAGTTTAATCTATGGTGCATTATTAGATGGTAAAGCTAGTGAGCACGCATCTAGAATGACAGCTATGAAGAATGCAACAGATAACGCTTCAGAATTAATTGATGATTTATCGTTACAATATAACAGAGCTCGACAAGCTGCAATTACTCAGCAAATTACTGAAATTGTCGGCGGAGCAGCTGCACTCGAATAATGATTAGGAGGAATTTACATGGCAATAGGCCGAGTAACGCAAATTACAGGCCCAGTTATTGACGTACGATTTCCACATGGTGAATTGCCAGAAATTAATAATGCTTTAACAGTTAAAGTAGACCGTCCAAACGGTACTAGCTTTAACTTAGCATTAGAAGTTGCATTACACCTTGGTGATGATGTAGTACGTTCTATAGCAATGGCGTCAACTGACGGTGTTAAGCGTGGACAAGAAGTTACTGATACAGGTAGAGCGATATCAGTACCTGTTGGTGATGTAACATTAGGTCGCGTTTTTAATGTATTAGGCGAAAAAATTGATTTAGGTGAAGAAATTGATGAAAGTGTACGTCGTGACCCAATTCATCGTTTAGCTCCTAAATTTGAAGACTTAACGACTAACGTAGAAATTCTTGAAACAGGTATTAAAGTAGTAGACTTATTAGCACCATATATTAAAGGTGGTAAAATCGGTCTATTCGGTGGTGCCGGTGTAGGTAAAACTGTACTTATTCAAGAATTAATTAATAATATCGCTCAAGAACATGGTGGTATTTCAGTTTTCGCAGGTGTAGGTGAACGTACACGTGAAGGTAACGATTTATACTATGAAATGAGCGAGTCAGGCGTTATTAAGAAAACGGCTATGGTCTTCGGTCAAATGAATGAGCCACCTGGTGCTCGTGCTAGAGTAGCACTTTCTGGTTTAACAATGGCAGAATACTTCCGTGATGAACAAGGACAAGACGTTCTTTTATTCATCGATAACATATTCCGTTTTACTCAAGCAGGTTCAGAGGTATCAGCACTATTAGGTCGTATGCCTTCTGCAGTTGGTTACCAACCAACACTTGCTACTGAAATGGGACAATTACAAGAACGTATTACATCTACAAATAAAGGATCAGTAACTTCTATTCAAGCAGTATTCGTACCTGCCGATGACTATACTGACCCAGCGCCAGCAACTGCTTTCGCTCACTTAGATGCAACAACGAACTTAGAACGTAAATTAACTGAGATGGGTATTTATCCTGCAGTTGACCCATTAGCATCAACATCACGTGCATTAACTCCTGAAATTGTTGGAGATGAGCATTACGATGTTGCACGTCGAGTACAACAAACTTTACAAAAATATAGAGAATTACAAGATATCATAGCTATCCTTGGTATGGATGAGTTATCTGATGATGATAAGAAAACGGTTGAACGTGCACGCCGTATCCAGTTCTTCTTATCTCAAAACTTCCATGTAGCTGAACAATTTACTGGTCAAAAAGGATCATATGTACCAGTTAGCCAAACTGTACAAGATTTCAAAGCAATACTAGAGGGGCAATATGACCATATCCCAGAAGATGCTTTCCGTTTAGTCGGTGGTATTGAAGCAGTTCTTGAAAATGCTAAAAACATGGGTGTAGAGGTCTAATAA
This portion of the Mammaliicoccus vitulinus genome encodes:
- the atpG gene encoding ATP synthase F1 subunit gamma, whose amino-acid sequence is MASLREIKGRITSTQKTSQITKAMNMVSNSKLRKAEENTHAFQPYMDKIQDAVTAIASKSTDVSHPMLKKRPVKRSGYLVITCDKGLAGPYSANILKNVVNDIKEKHNNNADEYAIIVVGRVGRDFFKARGYNVVEEYVGLPDQPTFKNVQALTEKAVDLFNEEFYDELTVYYSHFVSVLEQQVKSKRILPLSDEDTGKGSSMMAGYEFEPDKETILKVILPQYTISLIYGALLDGKASEHASRMTAMKNATDNASELIDDLSLQYNRARQAAITQQITEIVGGAAALE
- the atpD gene encoding F0F1 ATP synthase subunit beta; the encoded protein is MAIGRVTQITGPVIDVRFPHGELPEINNALTVKVDRPNGTSFNLALEVALHLGDDVVRSIAMASTDGVKRGQEVTDTGRAISVPVGDVTLGRVFNVLGEKIDLGEEIDESVRRDPIHRLAPKFEDLTTNVEILETGIKVVDLLAPYIKGGKIGLFGGAGVGKTVLIQELINNIAQEHGGISVFAGVGERTREGNDLYYEMSESGVIKKTAMVFGQMNEPPGARARVALSGLTMAEYFRDEQGQDVLLFIDNIFRFTQAGSEVSALLGRMPSAVGYQPTLATEMGQLQERITSTNKGSVTSIQAVFVPADDYTDPAPATAFAHLDATTNLERKLTEMGIYPAVDPLASTSRALTPEIVGDEHYDVARRVQQTLQKYRELQDIIAILGMDELSDDDKKTVERARRIQFFLSQNFHVAEQFTGQKGSYVPVSQTVQDFKAILEGQYDHIPEDAFRLVGGIEAVLENAKNMGVEV